In Desulfobulbus oralis, one DNA window encodes the following:
- a CDS encoding YcbK family protein → MDREAISDGHAGLSRRAFLRGALAAGAGLLLCPVPQSVRAAVPPVRRRLAFYHTHTEKNLELTYAIGRIYNPVAMNQLNAYLGDFRTGEIHPIDPQLMDILWALQKRIGGRGVFSVISGYRSPHTNAALKRRSRGVAGNSLHMQGKAIDVRFSEVASEALRDYAIDLQAGGVGFYPDSDFVHLDTGRVRTW, encoded by the coding sequence ATGGACAGAGAAGCAATAAGCGACGGGCACGCAGGCCTTTCACGCCGCGCCTTTCTCCGGGGAGCCCTGGCCGCGGGCGCGGGGCTGCTGCTGTGCCCGGTTCCCCAAAGCGTCAGGGCGGCCGTCCCTCCGGTCCGGCGCCGCCTGGCCTTCTACCACACGCATACCGAAAAGAATCTGGAGCTGACCTATGCAATCGGCCGCATATACAACCCGGTGGCCATGAATCAGCTCAACGCCTATCTGGGCGATTTCCGTACGGGCGAGATCCACCCCATTGATCCCCAACTCATGGATATCCTCTGGGCTCTGCAAAAGCGGATTGGCGGCAGGGGCGTCTTTTCCGTGATTTCAGGCTACAGATCGCCCCACACCAATGCTGCCCTGAAACGCCGGAGCCGCGGCGTCGCGGGGAACAGTCTGCACATGCAGGGCAAGGCCATTGACGTGCGTTTTTCCGAAGTGGCCAGCGAAGCGCTGCGCGACTACGCCATTGACCTCCAGGCCGGCGGGGTGGGCTTCTATCCTGATTCCGATTTTGTGCATCTGGACACCGGCAGAGTCCGCACCTGGTAA